One genomic region from Ralstonia pseudosolanacearum encodes:
- the cysC gene encoding adenylyl-sulfate kinase: MHASIPVSPSLPDTQRFALAPSEAFTIWMTGLSGAGKSTLAQEMRSRLRQHGRACYVLDGDVLRDGLSRDLGFSREDRCEQVRRVAHVARILNEAGVVAIVALVSPYRADRQLAREIIGAGAMHEVWVCTPLQVCQARDPKGLYQRASAGLLPAMTGVAAPYEPPPESTLRIDTSGHDVSTCANRILDAVDAYSCMNRSHHDVRR, translated from the coding sequence ATGCACGCATCGATACCGGTCTCTCCGTCCTTGCCGGACACGCAGCGGTTTGCGCTCGCGCCGTCCGAAGCCTTCACGATCTGGATGACGGGCCTGTCCGGCGCCGGCAAGTCCACCCTGGCCCAGGAGATGCGATCCCGCCTGCGGCAGCACGGGCGCGCCTGCTACGTGCTGGACGGCGATGTGCTGCGCGACGGGCTGAGCCGCGATCTCGGCTTCAGCCGCGAAGACCGCTGCGAACAGGTGCGCCGCGTGGCGCACGTGGCGCGGATCCTGAACGAAGCCGGCGTGGTCGCGATCGTCGCGCTGGTGTCGCCGTATCGCGCGGATCGGCAGCTCGCGCGCGAGATCATCGGCGCGGGCGCCATGCATGAAGTCTGGGTCTGCACACCGCTGCAGGTGTGCCAGGCGCGCGATCCCAAGGGCTTGTACCAGCGGGCGAGCGCGGGGCTGCTGCCGGCCATGACCGGCGTGGCCGCCCCATACGAGCCGCCGCCGGAGAGCACGCTGCGAATCGACACCAGCGGCCACGACGTCTCCACCTGCGCGAACCGCATTCTCGATGCGGTCGACGCCTATTCATGCATGAACCGGAGCCACCACGATGTTCGTCGCTGA
- a CDS encoding sulfotransferase family protein, whose product MTATFHFIAGLPRSGSTLLAALLRQNPRFHASMSSPLARMTSALLVEMTGEDGPLVPQDKRRRMLRGLFDAYYAQECAARDVVFDTNRGWGTRLPLLAELFGDVKMICMVRDVARVIDSFEVLVRKNVFERSGLFLDERERATLDSRADALLLPNRTIGYALASFKEAFYGEHARSLLVVEYDHLVQFPAQTLALIYRFLGEPLFEHSLDTLQYDEPGFDNGISTPGLHLVRPSVQTVARQTVLPPDLHARLSQLNFWRQPGYSRAHLVRQVDAGAGDSDGAARLAIVTADDVSEPDPLPALPSLP is encoded by the coding sequence ATGACCGCGACATTCCATTTCATTGCCGGCCTGCCCCGGTCCGGCTCGACGCTGCTCGCCGCGCTGCTGCGACAGAATCCGCGCTTCCACGCCAGCATGAGCAGCCCGCTTGCGCGCATGACGTCTGCGCTGCTCGTCGAGATGACGGGCGAGGATGGGCCGCTGGTACCGCAGGACAAGCGGCGCCGCATGCTGCGCGGGCTGTTCGATGCCTACTACGCGCAAGAGTGCGCGGCACGGGACGTCGTCTTCGATACCAACCGGGGCTGGGGCACGCGCTTGCCGCTGCTGGCCGAACTGTTCGGCGACGTGAAGATGATCTGCATGGTGCGCGACGTGGCCAGGGTCATAGACAGCTTCGAGGTGCTGGTGCGCAAGAACGTCTTCGAGCGCTCCGGCCTGTTCCTGGACGAGCGCGAGCGCGCCACCCTCGATTCGCGCGCCGATGCGCTGCTGCTGCCGAACCGCACGATCGGCTACGCGCTGGCCTCGTTCAAGGAGGCGTTCTACGGCGAGCACGCGCGCTCGCTGCTGGTGGTCGAATACGACCACCTCGTCCAGTTCCCCGCGCAGACGCTGGCGCTGATCTATCGGTTCCTGGGGGAGCCGCTGTTCGAGCACAGCCTCGACACCCTGCAGTACGACGAGCCCGGCTTCGACAACGGCATCTCGACACCGGGCCTGCACCTGGTCAGGCCGTCGGTCCAGACCGTTGCCCGCCAGACCGTGCTGCCGCCGGACCTGCACGCGCGGCTGTCGCAGCTGAACTTCTGGCGCCAGCCCGGCTATAGCCGGGCCCATCTCGTGCGTCAGGTCGATGCCGGCGCGGGCGACAGCGATGGCGCGGCAAGGCTGGCCATCGTGACCGCCGATGACGTGAGCGAGCCCGATCCGCTTCCCGCGCTGCCCAGCCTGCCCTGA
- a CDS encoding leucine-rich repeat domain-containing protein, which produces MGNLFSINRWYQWWYPQAAVEQTGSASPASTEASNEHNEQAPLRARTASGSLQGLERRGEVAAAPPIAVSALPQELWTEIASHTSPQALQTMRAVSKTLKAAAEAAAAVTKPPVKLTVRSSDELRALRDTEGYAALESLTLQGSFTDEDLAALPAALKALDLSRCGRQITAAGIAHLNELPLAELNVRNNRIDDEGARLLAAHPTLTTLNVASNGIGDAGAQALAANTRLESLDISFNEIGGEGVQALADNATLKTLNISSNHIGDAGALALAANTTLTALSTSCNQISDAGAQALAGSESLTSLDISGNHFGDAGVQAIAANTRLRRLDISDNRISEAGVQAVAANTTLTELRIADCEIGTAGAQALAANTRLVSLDAGDNGIGAEGAQALARHATLKQLNLEKNPIGDAGAVAFADNATLRSLNLKGCKVTDSGLRVLATNATLRTLNVSDNRITAQGAKVLAANSTLTSLDVSHNGIEDEGALALAANTVLKVLNICYNALTVKGVKALAASTTLAVLDIRANGYSATIERALQAAVPQLKALAARNRLTIRL; this is translated from the coding sequence ATGGGAAATCTCTTTTCAATCAATCGGTGGTACCAGTGGTGGTACCCGCAGGCTGCTGTCGAGCAAACGGGTTCGGCGTCCCCGGCCAGCACGGAGGCGTCCAACGAGCACAACGAGCAAGCTCCGCTTCGAGCCCGTACCGCTTCCGGCTCGCTGCAGGGCCTGGAGCGCCGGGGCGAGGTGGCTGCCGCCCCGCCCATAGCGGTCTCCGCGCTGCCGCAGGAGTTGTGGACGGAGATCGCGAGCCACACCAGCCCCCAAGCGCTCCAAACCATGCGCGCCGTCAGCAAGACATTGAAGGCTGCGGCTGAAGCCGCCGCTGCCGTCACGAAACCGCCGGTCAAGCTCACGGTCAGGAGCAGCGACGAGCTTCGGGCACTGCGGGACACCGAGGGCTACGCCGCGCTGGAGTCGTTGACGCTGCAGGGGTCTTTCACCGACGAGGATCTGGCGGCGCTGCCGGCTGCGCTGAAGGCACTGGACCTGAGCCGGTGCGGTCGCCAGATCACCGCGGCCGGGATCGCGCATTTGAACGAGCTGCCCCTGGCCGAACTGAATGTGCGCAACAACCGGATCGACGACGAGGGCGCACGGTTGCTGGCCGCCCATCCCACCCTCACCACGCTGAACGTGGCGAGCAACGGGATTGGCGATGCGGGCGCGCAAGCCCTGGCCGCCAACACCAGGCTCGAGTCGCTCGATATCAGCTTCAACGAGATCGGCGGCGAGGGCGTGCAAGCGCTGGCGGACAACGCGACGCTCAAGACACTGAACATCAGCTCCAACCACATTGGCGACGCCGGCGCACTGGCACTGGCCGCCAACACCACGCTCACCGCACTGAGCACCAGTTGCAACCAGATCAGCGATGCGGGCGCGCAGGCACTGGCCGGCAGCGAGAGCCTCACCTCGCTCGACATCAGCGGCAACCATTTCGGTGACGCTGGGGTACAGGCGATCGCTGCCAATACCCGGCTCAGGCGACTCGATATCAGCGACAACCGGATCAGCGAAGCGGGGGTGCAGGCAGTGGCGGCCAACACCACGCTGACCGAACTGCGCATCGCCGACTGCGAGATCGGCACCGCGGGTGCGCAGGCCCTGGCGGCCAATACCAGGCTGGTGTCATTGGATGCGGGCGACAACGGGATCGGCGCGGAGGGCGCGCAGGCCTTGGCCCGCCATGCCACGCTCAAGCAGCTGAATCTGGAGAAGAACCCGATCGGCGACGCAGGGGCGGTAGCCTTTGCCGATAACGCCACACTGCGCTCGCTGAATCTCAAGGGCTGCAAGGTCACCGACAGCGGTCTGCGCGTCCTGGCCACCAATGCCACGCTGCGCACGCTCAATGTCAGCGACAACAGGATCACCGCTCAGGGCGCAAAGGTCCTGGCTGCCAACAGCACGCTCACCTCGCTGGACGTCAGCCACAACGGCATCGAAGACGAAGGCGCGCTGGCGCTGGCCGCCAACACCGTGCTGAAGGTGCTGAACATCTGCTACAACGCGCTCACCGTCAAAGGTGTGAAAGCGTTGGCCGCCAGCACGACACTGGCGGTGCTCGACATCAGGGCAAACGGCTACAGCGCGACCATCGAGCGCGCGCTGCAAGCGGCCGTGCCGCAACTGAAGGCGCTGGCGGCGCGCAATCGCCTCACCATCCGTCTGTAG
- a CDS encoding IS3 family transposase (programmed frameshift), with the protein MEAAKKRTQRDYSLAFKLSVVEQVERGELSYRQAQQRYGIQGRSTVLVWCRKHGLQDWGSPSGRQRTSSVMSEKEPKALTPEQRIKELEVQLKEAKEKAALFEAVVDIMRRDYGVVVKKPSGQVISQRLVPGLSVERACRYIGISRQAYYKRCARERTCSAQTEQVTTLVRQVRMRQPRLGTRKLHHLLAPKLTQAGIALGRDRLFDLLRAARLLVPTQRAYHKTTHSHHRFRRHPNLLKDGPDQVVPTGPEQVWVADITYLPTAGRCVYLSLVTDAYSRKIVGYHVHDSLHAESVSRALKMALKTRQTKQRLVHHSDRGIQYCSGEYQRIHKRHGLTCSMTDGYDCYQNALAERVNGILKGEFLLSRPANLEQAARMVAQSLHIYNHERPHQSLEYKTPDAVHRASSG; encoded by the exons ATGGAAGCGGCAAAGAAGCGAACGCAGCGGGACTACAGTCTGGCTTTTAAGCTGTCGGTGGTGGAGCAGGTCGAAAGAGGGGAACTGAGCTACAGGCAAGCGCAGCAGCGGTACGGAATCCAGGGACGCTCGACGGTGCTGGTATGGTGTCGCAAACACGGTTTGCAGGACTGGGGGAGCCCGTCCGGTCGTCAGAGAACGAGTTCAGTTATGTCAGAGAAGGAACCCAAAGCCCTCACCCCCGAGCAGCGCATCAAGGAGCTGGAAGTGCAGCTCAAGGAGGCGAAGGAGAAGGCCGCGCTGTTCGAGGCGGTGGTCGACATCATGCGCCGCGACTATGGGGTGGTGGTAAAAAAGCCCTCGG GGCAGGTCATCTCGCAAAGGCTCGTCCCAGGGCTGAGTGTCGAGCGGGCCTGCCGATATATCGGCATCAGCCGCCAAGCGTATTACAAGCGTTGCGCGCGCGAACGCACCTGCAGCGCCCAAACCGAGCAGGTCACCACGCTGGTGCGGCAAGTGCGCATGCGCCAGCCACGCCTGGGCACGCGCAAGCTGCACCACTTGCTCGCGCCGAAGTTGACCCAGGCGGGCATTGCGCTGGGGCGAGACCGGTTGTTCGACTTGCTGCGCGCCGCGCGCCTGCTGGTTCCCACGCAACGTGCGTATCACAAGACCACGCACAGCCACCATCGCTTCCGGCGACACCCGAACCTGCTCAAGGACGGTCCGGACCAAGTCGTCCCCACTGGCCCGGAGCAGGTGTGGGTGGCCGACATCACCTACTTGCCGACTGCGGGGCGCTGCGTGTACCTGAGCCTGGTGACGGACGCGTACTCACGCAAAATCGTTGGTTACCACGTCCATGACAGCCTGCATGCCGAGTCGGTCAGCCGAGCGCTGAAGATGGCGCTCAAGACGCGCCAAACCAAGCAGCGGTTGGTGCACCACTCGGATCGCGGCATCCAATACTGCTCGGGCGAATATCAGCGCATCCACAAACGGCACGGCCTGACGTGCTCCATGACCGATGGCTACGACTGCTACCAGAACGCCTTGGCCGAACGGGTCAACGGGATTCTCAAGGGGGAGTTCCTGCTCAGTCGTCCGGCCAACCTGGAACAGGCCGCGCGCATGGTGGCGCAGTCCTTGCACATCTATAACCACGAACGGCCACACCAGTCCCTGGAATACAAAACGCCCGATGCGGTGCATCGGGCGTCTAGTGGCTGA
- a CDS encoding SRPBCC family protein, with translation MTEPAAIRLTRTLPHSPAEVWAALTDPALHATWWAAGDVRPVVGHRFTLDMGKWGMQPCEVLAAEAARRLSYAFAPGVLNTVITWSLAPEGDGTRLSLEHAGFDLETPMGKTAFEGMRAGWPMVIDRLAAVLAA, from the coding sequence ATGACAGAACCCGCAGCCATCCGCCTCACCCGCACGCTCCCGCATTCGCCCGCCGAGGTCTGGGCCGCCCTGACTGACCCGGCGCTCCACGCAACGTGGTGGGCTGCGGGCGATGTCCGCCCCGTCGTCGGGCACCGCTTCACGCTCGACATGGGCAAATGGGGAATGCAGCCCTGCGAGGTGCTCGCGGCCGAGGCAGCGCGCCGGCTGTCCTACGCGTTCGCGCCGGGCGTGCTGAACACCGTCATCACCTGGTCCCTCGCGCCGGAAGGCGACGGCACGCGGCTGTCGCTCGAACACGCGGGCTTTGATCTGGAGACGCCGATGGGCAAGACGGCGTTCGAGGGCATGCGCGCCGGGTGGCCGATGGTGATCGACCGGCTGGCGGCGGTGCTGGCGGCGTAG
- a CDS encoding DUF6429 family protein, with protein MNIDTAAIDDAVLALLYLTLHDHNRAWKSFDWDTLNRLHERGLIGDPINKAKSVILTEEGLRESERLFQQRFVTTGSKNNDETNF; from the coding sequence ATGAACATCGACACTGCTGCCATCGACGATGCCGTCCTCGCGCTTCTCTACTTGACCCTGCATGATCACAACCGTGCCTGGAAAAGCTTCGATTGGGATACGCTTAACCGACTTCATGAACGTGGCCTCATCGGCGATCCCATCAATAAAGCGAAATCCGTGATCCTCACTGAAGAGGGGCTACGCGAATCCGAGCGCCTCTTCCAGCAGCGTTTCGTCACCACCGGCAGCAAAAACAATGATGAAACGAATTTCTAA
- a CDS encoding IS630 family transposase translates to MSGRPKAELVLSETEREQLTALTMRRKTAQAVALRARIVLTCADGIDNKTVAAKLRVTQQTVSKWRARYVAHRLDGLLDAPRPGAPRTIDDARVDAVIAKTLESVPAGATHWSTRTMAREMELSQTAVSRIWRAFGLQPHRQETFKLSSDPLFVDKVRDIVGLYLDPPLKAMVLCVDEKSQIQALDRTQPILPLAHGIPERRTHDYMRHGTTTLFAALDIATGEVIGELHRRHRSSEFLQFLRTIDASVPAEMDVHLVMDNYGTHKTPSIKSWFARRPRFHVHFTPTSASWLNQVERWFATLTEKYIRRGTHRSTRQLEEAIRHYLDVYNANPRPFAWSKSADDILASLERFCARVQRASE, encoded by the coding sequence ATGAGCGGAAGACCCAAGGCGGAACTTGTGTTGAGCGAAACGGAGCGCGAGCAACTCACGGCGCTGACGATGCGCCGCAAGACAGCGCAGGCGGTGGCATTGCGAGCGCGGATTGTGCTGACCTGCGCCGACGGCATCGACAACAAGACAGTCGCGGCGAAACTGCGGGTCACCCAGCAAACGGTATCGAAATGGCGTGCACGCTACGTGGCACATCGGCTCGACGGTCTGCTCGATGCGCCGCGTCCCGGTGCGCCCAGAACGATTGACGATGCGCGTGTCGATGCCGTTATTGCGAAGACGCTCGAATCGGTACCTGCGGGAGCGACGCACTGGAGTACGCGCACGATGGCCCGGGAGATGGAACTCTCGCAGACAGCCGTGTCGCGAATCTGGCGAGCCTTCGGTCTGCAGCCGCATCGGCAAGAGACCTTTAAGCTCTCGAGCGATCCGTTGTTCGTCGACAAGGTTCGCGATATCGTCGGCCTGTACCTGGATCCGCCCCTCAAGGCAATGGTGTTGTGCGTGGATGAGAAGAGCCAGATCCAAGCGTTGGACCGCACGCAGCCCATACTGCCATTGGCCCACGGCATTCCTGAGCGCCGTACTCACGACTACATGCGCCACGGCACCACCACGCTGTTCGCTGCGCTGGACATCGCCACAGGCGAAGTCATCGGTGAATTGCATCGGCGCCATCGCAGCAGCGAATTCCTGCAGTTCCTGCGCACGATTGACGCCAGCGTGCCTGCCGAAATGGATGTGCATCTGGTAATGGACAACTACGGTACGCACAAGACGCCTTCAATTAAGAGCTGGTTTGCACGTCGCCCGCGCTTCCATGTTCACTTCACGCCGACTTCTGCGTCGTGGCTCAATCAGGTCGAACGTTGGTTCGCTACGCTCACCGAGAAATACATTCGACGTGGCACGCATCGCTCGACACGGCAACTTGAAGAAGCGATCCGGCATTACCTCGATGTCTATAACGCGAATCCTCGGCCGTTCGCCTGGAGCAAATCGGCTGATGACATTCTCGCGAGCCTCGAGCGGTTTTGCGCTCGGGTCCAAAGAGCCTCGGAATGA
- a CDS encoding ABC transporter substrate-binding protein encodes MTLEPTLLADLAPTGALRASINLGNPILAGLDAQRQPAGVSVDLANALAQRLGVALELVVVDAAGKSVDVVSQEQADVGFFAIDPRRAASIRFTEPYVLIEGWYLVRADSPIRGNAEVDRAGNRVVVGQGSAYDLFLTRELRHAEIVRAPTSPAVVQTFLDTQCEVAAGVRQQLEADAAHRPGLRLLDERFIVIRQAMGVPAGRGPRAAQYVARFVEEMKASGFVERALQRHGVTGVSIAPAAVI; translated from the coding sequence ATGACCCTCGAACCGACCCTGCTTGCCGATCTCGCACCCACGGGCGCCTTGCGCGCCTCCATCAACCTGGGCAACCCCATCCTGGCCGGCCTGGATGCGCAGCGGCAGCCGGCCGGCGTCTCCGTCGATCTGGCGAACGCCCTGGCGCAGCGGCTCGGCGTGGCGCTGGAGCTGGTGGTGGTCGATGCCGCCGGCAAATCGGTCGATGTGGTGTCGCAGGAGCAGGCCGATGTCGGCTTCTTTGCGATCGATCCGCGCCGCGCGGCCAGCATCCGCTTCACCGAGCCCTATGTCCTGATCGAGGGCTGGTACCTGGTCCGCGCGGACTCGCCCATCCGCGGCAACGCCGAGGTGGACCGCGCCGGCAACCGCGTGGTGGTCGGCCAGGGCAGCGCCTACGACCTGTTCCTCACGCGCGAACTGCGGCACGCGGAGATCGTTCGCGCGCCGACCTCGCCCGCCGTGGTGCAGACCTTCCTGGACACGCAGTGCGAGGTCGCCGCCGGCGTCAGGCAGCAGCTCGAGGCCGATGCGGCGCACCGGCCGGGGCTGCGGCTGCTGGATGAGCGCTTCATAGTGATCCGCCAGGCGATGGGGGTGCCCGCCGGGCGGGGGCCGCGCGCCGCGCAGTATGTGGCGCGCTTTGTCGAAGAGATGAAGGCGAGCGGCTTCGTCGAGCGCGCGCTGCAGCGGCACGGCGTGACCGGCGTGTCGATCGCGCCGGCGGCCGTGATTTGA
- a CDS encoding aldo/keto reductase, translating into MPGTTKPHRLQENGGTAAVALTPADLPAIKAALAQIIVAGDRYPAHSQQRIGR; encoded by the coding sequence ATGCCGGGCACGACCAAGCCGCATCGGCTCCAGGAAAACGGCGGCACGGCCGCCGTGGCGCTGACGCCAGCAGATCTGCCCGCCATCAAGGCGGCGCTGGCGCAGATCATCGTGGCGGGCGACCGCTACCCCGCGCATTCGCAGCAGCGCATCGGCCGGTGA
- a CDS encoding type IV pilus assembly protein FimV gives MRVSQFRQRESFHRSPRWPAVAIAVAILLLVQPTVHAAGFGALRVRSNLGQPLQAEIELINVTDEEGQHLAARLASPEAYQRAGLTYNPIVSTLRTSLVHQPDGSYLVRVRSVQPIGEPIVDILVDLGWGAGRLSRAYTFLLDPASSGNAVQNAAPIQVPQAITPKVPEPTSAPAAAPRARVAALAPAPAPQHAARPARQAARPRPAPVATDAGPGRTYTVRPGDSLSDIASNAAPGQDAASRGQMVLALYRNNPDAFIGGNINRLRVGSVLKMPPAGNTLVLTMSDGIGQTAGSAGPDTDRSRPAPADAAPVANDRALKAMESRVAELEKSLAEMQQQLALKNAELARAAASAPPMPAASAPAPQAETRPSAPAMQAQTPAAPAAPIETAASASPPVAEASAPAAAPEQAPVAAVAQPQARKASWLSSLPVVSLALGLVALLGGWVVYRRLQQTPVRPHGFQNSLLSRENTVIADANSLFGPAGSQNINPSQHSVFGTDFRVGGGNDNNDVDPIAEADVYIAYGRDVQAEEILRETLEQHPERQAIRLKLMEIFANRQDAQGFQGIAEDMLARVGAASPEWAEAAALGRTFDPDNPLYLTVQGDGPNADAAAVPVVLVAPPPPAEAADAAAAEPAEVPEAPEIPEALATADDLPRHSLELLAAPEQDPATPPKAPQLPDLELLP, from the coding sequence GTGAGGGTGAGCCAATTTCGGCAGAGAGAGTCGTTCCATCGCAGTCCTCGCTGGCCGGCCGTCGCGATCGCCGTGGCAATCCTGCTGCTGGTCCAGCCCACCGTGCACGCGGCCGGCTTCGGCGCTTTGCGCGTGCGTTCCAATCTCGGACAGCCGCTGCAGGCCGAGATCGAGCTGATCAACGTCACCGACGAAGAAGGCCAGCATCTGGCTGCCAGGCTGGCCTCGCCTGAGGCATATCAGCGCGCCGGCCTGACCTACAACCCGATCGTCTCGACGCTGCGGACCTCGCTGGTGCACCAGCCCGACGGCAGCTACCTGGTGCGGGTGCGTTCCGTCCAGCCCATCGGCGAGCCGATCGTCGACATCCTGGTCGACCTGGGCTGGGGCGCCGGCCGGCTCTCCCGCGCCTATACCTTCCTGCTGGACCCGGCGAGCTCCGGCAATGCTGTCCAGAATGCCGCGCCGATACAAGTACCGCAGGCGATAACGCCGAAGGTGCCCGAACCCACGTCGGCGCCGGCCGCCGCACCGCGAGCCCGGGTCGCGGCGCTGGCGCCAGCACCGGCGCCGCAGCACGCCGCCCGTCCGGCACGCCAGGCCGCCCGCCCGCGGCCCGCCCCGGTCGCAACGGATGCCGGGCCCGGCAGGACATACACCGTGCGGCCCGGCGACAGCCTCTCCGACATCGCATCGAACGCCGCGCCGGGCCAGGACGCCGCGTCGCGGGGCCAGATGGTGCTGGCGCTGTACCGCAACAATCCCGACGCGTTCATCGGCGGCAACATCAATCGCCTGCGCGTCGGCTCCGTATTGAAGATGCCGCCGGCTGGCAACACGCTGGTCCTGACGATGAGCGACGGCATCGGGCAGACCGCCGGTTCTGCCGGCCCCGACACCGACCGCAGCCGGCCGGCCCCGGCCGACGCGGCACCGGTGGCCAACGACCGCGCGCTCAAGGCCATGGAATCACGCGTGGCCGAGCTCGAGAAGAGCCTCGCCGAGATGCAGCAACAGCTCGCGCTGAAGAACGCGGAGCTCGCCAGGGCCGCCGCCAGCGCGCCGCCCATGCCAGCCGCCAGTGCGCCGGCGCCGCAAGCCGAGACGCGGCCGTCGGCCCCGGCAATGCAGGCGCAAACGCCGGCCGCTCCGGCTGCGCCGATCGAGACGGCGGCCAGCGCGTCTCCACCGGTGGCCGAGGCTTCGGCGCCTGCCGCCGCACCCGAACAGGCACCGGTGGCCGCCGTCGCGCAGCCACAGGCCCGGAAGGCATCGTGGCTCTCGTCGCTGCCGGTCGTCTCGCTGGCGCTGGGCCTGGTGGCGCTGCTGGGCGGCTGGGTGGTGTATCGCCGGCTCCAGCAGACGCCGGTGCGCCCGCACGGCTTCCAGAACAGCCTGCTGTCGCGGGAAAACACCGTGATCGCCGATGCCAACTCGCTGTTCGGCCCGGCCGGCAGCCAGAACATCAACCCGTCGCAGCACAGCGTGTTCGGGACCGATTTCCGCGTCGGCGGCGGCAACGACAACAACGACGTCGATCCGATCGCGGAAGCCGATGTCTACATCGCCTACGGCCGCGACGTGCAGGCCGAGGAAATCCTGCGCGAGACGCTCGAGCAGCATCCGGAACGCCAGGCCATCCGCCTCAAGCTGATGGAGATCTTCGCCAACCGCCAGGATGCGCAGGGCTTCCAGGGCATCGCCGAAGACATGCTGGCGCGGGTCGGCGCCGCCTCTCCCGAATGGGCCGAGGCCGCCGCGCTGGGCCGCACGTTCGACCCGGACAATCCGCTGTACCTGACGGTGCAGGGCGATGGCCCGAATGCGGACGCGGCAGCGGTGCCCGTCGTGCTCGTCGCGCCCCCTCCTCCCGCGGAAGCTGCGGACGCCGCTGCCGCCGAGCCGGCCGAGGTACCCGAAGCGCCCGAGATACCCGAAGCGCTGGCCACGGCAGACGACCTGCCCCGCCACAGCCTGGAGCTGCTGGCCGCGCCGGAGCAAGACCCCGCGACGCCGCCCAAGGCGCCACAGTTGCCTGACCTGGAACTGCTGCCCTAA
- a CDS encoding sulfite exporter TauE/SafE family protein, with protein MAHHLVLTVLTNLLLGLGLGVAGGLLGIGGGLIAIPILGYLYGMDQHLAQGTALVMIAPNVLIGFLRYHQRHPVHLRSVATLCAFAMVSTYVAARFAAGLDADHLRTAFAWFLIVLAVYFASQLRDRPHPAPAAAQPEPGAPRAMPPAAIALLGIASGGMSGIFTVGGGLVVVPALVTLFGMSQTRAQGMALALVVPGSLIALATYAHAGHVSWGTGIPLALGGMASVSWGVALAHRFSPMRLRLVFCAVLVGAAVAMLVEG; from the coding sequence ATGGCGCATCACCTGGTCCTGACGGTCCTGACAAATCTGCTGCTCGGACTGGGCCTGGGCGTGGCCGGCGGCCTGCTCGGCATCGGCGGGGGCCTGATCGCGATCCCCATCCTCGGCTATCTGTACGGGATGGATCAGCACCTGGCCCAGGGGACGGCCCTGGTGATGATCGCTCCCAATGTGCTGATCGGCTTCCTGCGCTACCACCAGCGGCATCCGGTGCATCTGCGCTCGGTGGCGACCCTGTGCGCGTTCGCGATGGTATCGACCTACGTGGCCGCGCGATTCGCGGCGGGGCTTGATGCCGATCACCTGCGCACGGCCTTCGCCTGGTTCCTGATTGTCCTGGCGGTCTATTTCGCCTCGCAGCTCCGGGACCGGCCCCACCCGGCGCCGGCCGCCGCCCAACCCGAACCCGGGGCGCCCCGCGCCATGCCGCCCGCCGCGATCGCGCTGCTGGGCATCGCCAGCGGCGGCATGTCGGGCATCTTCACGGTGGGCGGCGGGCTGGTCGTGGTGCCGGCGCTGGTGACGCTGTTCGGCATGTCGCAGACGCGCGCCCAGGGCATGGCGCTGGCGCTGGTGGTGCCGGGCTCGCTGATCGCGCTCGCCACCTACGCCCATGCCGGCCATGTCAGCTGGGGCACAGGCATTCCGCTGGCGCTCGGCGGCATGGCTAGCGTGTCGTGGGGCGTGGCGCTGGCGCACCGGTTCTCGCCGATGCGGCTGCGGCTGGTGTTCTGCGCGGTGCTGGTGGGGGCGGCGGTGGCGATGCTGGTGGAGGGGTAG